A single genomic interval of Brevibacillus brevis harbors:
- a CDS encoding LysE family translocator: protein MFGIVHYEAFLMTAIMLNLIPGSDTMYIITRSISQGKQAGILSVLGILTGSLIHTLLAAFGLSLLLAQSIVLFNIVKILGVAYLVYLGIRMLMTKESPAFDAADSKKLKGEKVYLQAILTSVTNPKVALFFIAFLPQFVSATEAGPLPFLILGLTFTVTGGIWCSLLALFASFATQKLRSNQKFSVILNKLTGIVFIGMGLNLLRAKANP from the coding sequence ATGTTTGGAATCGTTCATTATGAAGCATTTCTGATGACCGCCATCATGTTGAACCTGATACCCGGCTCAGACACGATGTACATCATCACCCGCAGCATTTCGCAAGGTAAACAGGCAGGTATTCTTTCGGTTCTCGGCATTTTGACAGGCTCACTCATTCACACACTCTTGGCTGCTTTCGGCTTGTCGCTCCTTTTGGCGCAATCCATCGTACTTTTTAACATCGTCAAAATATTGGGGGTCGCCTATCTCGTCTATTTGGGCATTCGCATGCTCATGACGAAGGAATCACCAGCTTTTGACGCAGCCGATTCCAAGAAACTGAAGGGTGAAAAGGTCTATCTGCAAGCGATCCTGACAAGTGTCACGAATCCAAAGGTCGCTCTGTTTTTCATCGCCTTCCTCCCGCAATTTGTGAGCGCGACGGAAGCCGGACCACTCCCTTTTCTTATTCTTGGCCTTACTTTTACCGTTACAGGTGGCATCTGGTGTAGTCTTCTCGCCCTGTTTGCTTCCTTCGCTACACAAAAATTGCGCAGTAATCAGAAGTTCTCTGTCATTCTCAACAAGCTGACGGGGATTGTTTTTATCGGGATGGGGCTGAATCTGTTGCGGGCGAAAGCGAATCCTTAG
- a CDS encoding collagen binding domain-containing protein: MQRKSWIVVVALLLIIQNFFGFTTTSYAQTQGEVVIETSGEPGTGDPTDPGTGNPTDPGTGNPTDPGTGNPTDPGTGNPTDPGTGNPTDPGTGNPTDPGTGTPTDPGTGNPTDPGTGNPTDPGTGNPTDPGTGNPTDPGTGNPTDPGTGNPTDPGTGNPTDPGTGNPTDPGTGNPTDPGTGTPTTPPGTGNPTTPPVEPPVPLPEVPVPVPDPEDNIIKDNIITSVVMKDKDGNNIEDIRPDQGSRVQVDFTWQIPAGHPYSEGATFTFPLPDKFRTDRDLTGDLNGGYGTYEVTTDGTVTFTFSDAINDGAEINDGTFFVWREFDEKKFEGGTRQEIDFKFDGIAPISVHFKGKNNNEIDKNGKANKGMNPSYLDWTVDFNLSENPIKGAVFTDELPSGLDIDMSSIKVFPLEVQLNGSVHPKAEVTTFTPEKLTEGNGFKMNFGDIDGAYRIAYKTNVTGTTDTTYTNKATVTGTNLPKDLIDSANVSVRFSQPLNKKAIGYDYNKQTITWAIQYNYNEKLIKQSDAWLEDRFDTSHQELVNGSFTVHKMTIGDNGNGTKDGAAITEYNVTPSPTGFRLEFGHDVSAAYEITYQTKAKNRVHQDSYLVKNEVEIYDGTKKDASKEINQAIFWKNAKKEKVNYLDKTIEWTLSLNEDNQVMDEVVITDSYAGQGLTLLPDKVKINDWTKDLEEGPDKDYSISPNPKYEDGFKITFHKPVTKGLVITYLTKFDPTSKDRPSVYQNKAELNWKENGKPQDPITKSATVKPDNYTNNNGNKTGTYDARTKEITWTIDVNYNLHKINNAIIRDFYTGEQTFVKDSLRVHKLLLTGGADGVKVVEGPVVPIKFDPLTNGFELHLGEIDSAYRITYTTSLANLPVGEVYENNATMHDSDITGTPLYKGKTSVRPKYGGEYVLKTGVQGTGADSEYATWTVKINPSQSHISAGAVLTDTLSSNQILMKDSFKLFTTTVSESGALAIGKEMASEDYTLEVVGNTFKLTFKNDLHTAYILEYRSFINADHGEVIKNEASFAGKTVVGKGKDGQEGIKVSLSGAGGGASTPGKGDLKIVKTDADTKKALAGATFGLYDKAGKTLLETVVTDENGIATLKGYKFKAYKLKELSAPVGYVIADEYRNGKDITLKAPTGADPAVPVTIEITVDNKLLRQGFELTKVDAENAGKTLEGAVFNLQVEKSGAYETITELTTGSDGKVSKGDLAEGNYQLVETKAPKGYKLDATPISFKIASNQTEIVTLTKKNAKNIGSVQLLKVDHYTKEPLPGVTFELQDADGKVLQSGLTTDKDGILLLENLKAGFYQLVETKAIADYELAEPLKFEVTEEGTTSLTLTNRLNPGSVKLTKIRKGYPNHKLTGAEFTLRDENGQVTKDKNGQELTKLTTDANGELLVEGLNPGKYEFIETKAPTGYVINSKPIAFEIKRNQVVGEHVLVTAENDVTSSGGGGGGGGGNPEPKPEPEPEKPEPKPEPEPEPKPEPEPEKPDKPDKPDKPDKPDKPDKPDKPDKSSKPDQPGKPDQPDNSDQPGNPDQPGNPVQPGNPDQPSTPDANNNNTTNPNTSGELNQTGNTTKPNDSGAANNSNVLETSNESPSTGKVLPQTGEQANPIPIVAGIVSILIGMSIMYRRNKKA; this comes from the coding sequence ATGCAAAGGAAATCTTGGATCGTTGTGGTGGCACTTTTGCTCATCATCCAAAACTTTTTCGGTTTCACGACAACCTCGTATGCCCAAACACAAGGTGAGGTTGTCATTGAGACTAGTGGGGAGCCGGGCACAGGCGACCCTACTGATCCGGGCACAGGAAATCCTACCGATCCGGGCACAGGAAATCCTACCGATCCAGGCACAGGAAATCCTACCGATCCAGGCACAGGAAATCCTACCGATCCAGGCACAGGAAATCCTACCGATCCAGGTACAGGAAATCCTACCGATCCAGGTACAGGAACTCCTACCGATCCAGGTACAGGAAATCCTACCGATCCGGGCACAGGAAATCCTACCGATCCAGGCACAGGAAATCCTACCGATCCAGGCACAGGAAATCCTACCGATCCAGGCACAGGAAATCCTACCGATCCAGGCACAGGAAATCCTACCGATCCAGGCACAGGAAATCCTACCGATCCGGGCACAGGAAATCCTACCGATCCGGGCACAGGAAATCCTACCGATCCGGGCACAGGAACTCCGACTACTCCGCCGGGCACGGGAAATCCGACTACGCCACCTGTTGAACCACCAGTTCCTCTACCAGAGGTACCGGTACCAGTTCCAGACCCTGAAGACAACATCATCAAAGACAACATCATCACCAGCGTAGTCATGAAGGACAAAGACGGAAACAACATCGAAGACATCCGCCCCGATCAGGGCTCGCGTGTTCAAGTTGATTTCACTTGGCAAATCCCTGCTGGACATCCTTATTCAGAAGGTGCCACCTTTACCTTCCCTCTCCCAGACAAGTTTCGGACCGATCGTGATTTGACCGGAGATCTGAACGGAGGCTACGGCACTTATGAAGTGACAACAGACGGCACTGTCACCTTCACTTTCAGTGATGCCATCAATGACGGCGCAGAGATCAATGACGGAACGTTCTTTGTGTGGCGGGAATTCGATGAGAAAAAGTTTGAGGGCGGCACAAGACAGGAAATCGATTTCAAATTCGATGGCATCGCCCCGATCTCTGTCCATTTCAAAGGCAAAAACAACAATGAAATCGACAAGAACGGAAAAGCAAACAAGGGCATGAATCCTAGCTATCTCGACTGGACCGTCGATTTTAACTTGAGTGAAAATCCGATTAAAGGCGCTGTCTTTACGGATGAGCTTCCAAGCGGTCTGGATATCGACATGAGCTCAATTAAGGTCTTCCCATTAGAAGTTCAATTGAATGGCTCTGTTCATCCAAAGGCAGAGGTAACCACCTTCACTCCTGAGAAATTAACAGAAGGAAACGGGTTCAAAATGAACTTTGGCGACATCGACGGTGCTTATCGCATCGCGTACAAGACCAACGTCACCGGTACGACAGATACAACCTACACGAATAAAGCCACTGTCACAGGAACGAACCTTCCAAAGGATTTAATCGATTCCGCGAATGTCTCTGTCCGGTTCAGCCAGCCTTTGAACAAAAAAGCAATTGGCTATGATTACAACAAACAAACGATCACCTGGGCTATTCAGTACAACTACAATGAAAAACTGATCAAGCAAAGCGATGCATGGCTCGAGGATCGATTCGATACGAGTCATCAAGAGCTCGTGAATGGTTCCTTTACCGTTCATAAAATGACCATCGGTGACAACGGAAACGGAACAAAAGACGGGGCTGCCATCACAGAGTACAACGTAACCCCATCGCCTACCGGCTTCCGCTTGGAGTTTGGCCATGACGTGTCGGCTGCTTACGAAATCACCTACCAAACCAAAGCCAAAAATCGGGTCCACCAAGACAGCTACCTCGTAAAAAATGAAGTAGAAATCTATGATGGAACCAAAAAAGATGCATCCAAAGAGATCAATCAAGCAATCTTCTGGAAAAACGCAAAAAAAGAAAAAGTGAACTACCTGGATAAAACGATCGAATGGACGCTTAGTCTAAACGAAGACAATCAGGTGATGGATGAAGTCGTCATTACCGACAGTTATGCGGGTCAAGGACTCACTCTTCTTCCTGACAAAGTAAAAATCAACGATTGGACAAAGGATTTGGAAGAAGGTCCTGACAAAGACTACAGCATCTCTCCGAATCCAAAATACGAAGACGGATTCAAGATCACCTTCCATAAACCAGTCACAAAAGGTCTAGTCATTACGTACCTGACGAAGTTCGATCCTACTTCCAAGGACCGTCCATCCGTGTACCAAAACAAGGCCGAACTGAACTGGAAGGAAAACGGGAAACCACAAGACCCTATCACGAAATCCGCTACTGTTAAACCAGACAACTACACTAACAATAACGGCAACAAAACAGGTACATACGACGCCCGCACAAAAGAAATCACGTGGACAATCGATGTGAACTACAACCTTCACAAGATTAACAACGCGATCATCCGGGATTTTTATACCGGAGAACAGACTTTTGTGAAAGACTCGTTACGAGTGCATAAGCTGCTGCTTACAGGTGGAGCAGACGGCGTGAAAGTGGTCGAAGGACCAGTTGTTCCTATCAAATTCGACCCACTAACCAACGGTTTTGAGCTCCATCTTGGAGAGATCGACTCTGCCTATCGCATCACGTACACAACCAGTTTGGCTAATCTGCCTGTCGGAGAAGTGTACGAAAACAATGCCACTATGCATGATAGTGACATAACAGGCACTCCACTCTATAAAGGCAAGACGTCCGTCAGACCGAAATACGGTGGGGAGTACGTCCTCAAAACAGGCGTACAAGGTACAGGAGCAGATTCAGAGTATGCAACATGGACTGTAAAAATCAATCCGAGCCAGTCTCATATTTCGGCAGGTGCTGTTTTAACCGATACCCTGTCAAGCAATCAAATCCTGATGAAAGACTCCTTCAAACTCTTTACGACAACCGTCTCTGAATCCGGTGCTTTGGCTATCGGAAAAGAAATGGCCTCCGAGGACTACACGCTAGAAGTGGTCGGCAACACCTTTAAACTGACTTTCAAAAACGATCTGCACACTGCCTACATCCTGGAATACCGTTCCTTTATCAATGCTGATCATGGTGAGGTCATCAAAAACGAAGCCTCCTTTGCAGGGAAAACAGTGGTAGGGAAAGGCAAAGACGGACAAGAGGGTATCAAAGTCAGCTTGTCCGGTGCTGGTGGCGGAGCCAGCACACCTGGTAAAGGCGACTTAAAAATCGTCAAAACAGATGCAGATACGAAAAAAGCATTGGCAGGCGCCACGTTTGGTCTGTACGACAAAGCAGGGAAAACCTTGCTGGAAACAGTCGTGACTGATGAAAATGGCATTGCCACCTTAAAAGGCTACAAATTTAAAGCCTACAAGCTAAAAGAACTATCCGCTCCTGTTGGCTACGTCATCGCAGACGAGTACAGAAACGGAAAAGACATTACCTTAAAAGCTCCTACAGGTGCTGACCCTGCTGTTCCAGTTACAATCGAAATAACCGTCGACAACAAGCTGCTCCGTCAAGGATTTGAGTTAACCAAAGTTGACGCGGAGAATGCTGGAAAAACGCTGGAAGGCGCTGTCTTCAATCTACAGGTTGAAAAGAGCGGAGCATACGAAACGATCACTGAGCTGACAACCGGCTCTGACGGAAAAGTCTCTAAAGGCGATCTGGCAGAAGGAAACTATCAGCTAGTCGAAACGAAAGCTCCGAAGGGATACAAGCTGGATGCGACTCCTATTTCATTCAAAATCGCCTCCAACCAGACAGAAATTGTGACCCTTACGAAAAAGAACGCCAAAAATATCGGGTCCGTTCAATTGCTGAAAGTGGACCACTACACCAAAGAACCACTACCTGGCGTAACCTTTGAGCTTCAAGATGCTGACGGGAAAGTACTGCAAAGTGGACTCACAACGGATAAGGACGGTATCCTTCTCCTCGAGAACCTGAAAGCAGGATTCTACCAGCTCGTGGAAACTAAAGCTATTGCTGATTATGAGCTTGCTGAACCACTGAAATTCGAAGTGACAGAGGAAGGCACGACCTCTCTCACGTTGACCAACAGATTGAACCCAGGATCTGTGAAACTGACCAAAATAAGAAAGGGATACCCAAATCATAAGCTCACAGGAGCTGAATTTACGCTCCGCGATGAAAATGGTCAGGTAACCAAAGACAAGAACGGTCAAGAGCTGACAAAGCTGACAACTGATGCAAACGGTGAACTTCTAGTCGAAGGCCTAAACCCTGGCAAGTATGAGTTTATCGAGACAAAGGCTCCTACTGGTTATGTAATAAACAGCAAGCCAATTGCTTTCGAGATTAAACGAAACCAAGTAGTTGGCGAGCATGTGCTTGTTACTGCCGAAAATGACGTAACCTCTAGTGGAGGCGGCGGTGGTGGTGGCGGCGGAAATCCTGAGCCAAAACCTGAACCGGAGCCCGAAAAGCCAGAGCCGAAGCCAGAGCCTGAACCAGAACCAAAACCAGAGCCCGAACCGGAAAAGCCAGACAAACCAGATAAACCGGATAAACCAGACAAACCGGATAAACCAGACAAACCGGATAAACCAGACAAATCTAGCAAACCGGATCAGCCTGGCAAACCGGATCAGCCTGACAACTCAGACCAACCTGGCAACCCGGACCAACCTGGCAACCCGGTCCAACCTGGCAACCCAGACCAACCAAGCACTCCTGATGCAAACAACAACAACACTACGAACCCCAACACATCAGGAGAGTTGAATCAAACAGGAAATACAACCAAACCGAACGATTCAGGAGCTGCTAATAACTCCAACGTCTTGGAAACCAGCAACGAATCTCCATCTACAGGCAAAGTATTGCCGCAGACTGGCGAACAGGCTAACCCAATCCCGATCGTTGCAGGTATCGTTTCGATCTTGATCGGTATGTCGATCATGTATCGCAGAAACAAAAAAGCATAG
- a CDS encoding YHYH domain-containing protein, translating into MKKIISVLALILCFAFLPVQMIEAHPGRTDANGGHTCRTNCEKWGLQYGEYHYHNGGGGSSNSQVKKLAPPKPSAPRTQPKILPSKTIVAVDNANVYSAPSLDSVVTATLWYGFEIKASGTQPEFISMDQGYVSKTVVTSYTPITPKTVKIQGEKGYFFSTPSLESPGRGYAVKDALVQVVGERGDWYYGSTIDANGNVLVGFVSKSVAY; encoded by the coding sequence ATAAAAAAAATTATTTCAGTACTCGCACTCATTCTTTGCTTTGCTTTTTTACCTGTTCAAATGATTGAAGCGCATCCAGGCAGAACAGATGCAAATGGTGGACACACCTGTAGAACAAACTGCGAAAAATGGGGATTACAGTATGGAGAATATCACTATCACAACGGTGGCGGTGGTTCTTCTAACAGCCAAGTGAAAAAATTGGCTCCTCCAAAACCATCGGCCCCCCGTACACAACCTAAAATACTACCTTCGAAAACAATTGTAGCCGTAGACAATGCTAACGTTTATTCTGCTCCATCCCTTGACTCTGTCGTTACTGCAACCCTATGGTATGGTTTTGAAATCAAAGCATCAGGTACACAGCCGGAATTCATCTCTATGGATCAAGGATACGTTTCTAAAACAGTGGTCACCTCCTATACACCGATCACTCCTAAGACTGTCAAAATTCAAGGAGAGAAAGGCTACTTCTTCTCGACCCCTTCGCTAGAAAGTCCAGGCAGAGGCTACGCTGTCAAAGATGCACTTGTTCAAGTAGTCGGTGAACGTGGAGATTGGTATTACGGCTCCACCATTGATGCAAACGGGAACGTCTTAGTTGGATTTGTTTCAAAAAGCGTCGCCTATTAA
- a CDS encoding class D sortase has product MRVLLSAGFILAGLFLLFYPQWETAVSAQKQEQLIEAFEQLSNVSQQIETAASEERPTPQIQEPLAMLEGARGVIRIPKIDLEMMIFEGADKHALSKGVGLIEPDKEFGVNNVGLAGHRGITHGKQFNRLDELAPDDEIEIKTKAATYQFVVVKAFVVDRTQVEVLEDQKKPLITLVTCTPVGAKDPKDRLIVQAEWKQATSSQP; this is encoded by the coding sequence GTGCGAGTGCTGTTAAGTGCTGGGTTTATCCTGGCAGGCTTATTCCTCCTTTTCTATCCTCAATGGGAAACGGCGGTATCTGCACAAAAGCAAGAACAGCTCATCGAAGCGTTCGAACAACTGAGCAACGTCAGCCAGCAAATAGAAACGGCTGCATCCGAGGAACGACCAACCCCTCAGATACAAGAGCCGCTCGCTATGTTGGAAGGTGCCAGAGGCGTGATTCGGATTCCCAAAATTGATCTGGAAATGATGATTTTTGAAGGCGCGGACAAGCATGCCTTGAGTAAAGGGGTTGGCCTGATCGAGCCAGACAAGGAATTCGGTGTGAACAATGTTGGACTGGCAGGTCATCGCGGGATTACTCACGGTAAGCAATTCAATCGCTTGGACGAACTAGCACCTGACGATGAGATTGAGATCAAGACCAAAGCGGCAACCTACCAATTCGTTGTCGTGAAAGCCTTTGTCGTAGATCGTACACAAGTAGAAGTTCTAGAGGATCAAAAGAAGCCATTGATCACCTTGGTCACATGCACCCCTGTTGGAGCAAAAGATCCGAAGGACAGACTGATCGTTCAAGCTGAATGGAAACAAGCGACTTCATCTCAGCCCTAA
- a CDS encoding lipase/acyltransferase domain-containing protein, translating into MSSFLAQKAPIVFVPGLFGSMSDQIIPGTGDWGFGFARTAYEPFIRLLGKMGYPLNEQLFVAFYDWRRQIDISAERFLLPVIERARQTTGSPYVNLICHSMGGLVARAYVQSEFYQNDVDQLLIFATPNAGSPVAYSYWAGGKLPRSVSAKRNVVELYMNVYLAYLEQSIPFHRIQAIHRHFPSLLDLTPSAAYGDYLLEKTQGVEAFVPYEQIVVKNQYMDYLNATMGIIAARNIRVTLVAGIGHETIHYLRTVPSLSPDKWVDGRVVGSINSDAGDGSVMANSVFALEGERYYVEATHLEILYKSEPLLRQLLE; encoded by the coding sequence ATGAGTTCTTTTCTTGCGCAAAAGGCACCGATTGTTTTTGTTCCGGGGCTGTTTGGGTCGATGAGTGATCAAATTATTCCGGGTACTGGTGACTGGGGCTTCGGGTTTGCCCGAACCGCTTACGAGCCATTTATCCGTTTGCTTGGAAAAATGGGGTACCCCCTCAATGAACAATTATTTGTAGCTTTTTATGATTGGCGAAGGCAGATCGATATTTCAGCCGAGCGCTTTTTGCTGCCTGTCATCGAGCGAGCGAGGCAAACGACCGGTTCCCCTTATGTCAATCTCATTTGCCATAGCATGGGGGGCCTTGTTGCTAGAGCCTATGTCCAGAGCGAATTTTACCAAAACGATGTGGATCAGCTGCTCATTTTTGCGACTCCCAACGCCGGATCGCCTGTCGCCTACAGCTATTGGGCAGGAGGGAAGCTGCCGCGCTCCGTTTCTGCCAAAAGAAATGTCGTAGAGCTATACATGAATGTATATCTGGCTTATTTGGAGCAAAGCATCCCTTTTCATCGTATACAAGCTATTCACAGACATTTTCCCAGTCTCCTTGATCTCACCCCGTCAGCAGCATATGGCGATTATTTGCTGGAGAAAACACAGGGGGTCGAAGCCTTCGTACCTTATGAACAGATTGTCGTGAAAAATCAATACATGGACTACTTGAACGCAACGATGGGAATTATCGCAGCCCGCAATATTCGCGTCACGCTAGTAGCTGGCATCGGACACGAAACGATTCATTACCTGCGAACAGTCCCTTCGCTGTCTCCCGATAAATGGGTCGATGGCAGAGTAGTGGGTTCGATCAATAGTGACGCTGGGGATGGGAGTGTCATGGCAAACAGTGTATTTGCGCTGGAAGGTGAGCGGTATTACGTAGAGGCGACACATCTGGAGATTTTGTATAAAAGTGAACCGCTACTCCGGCAGTTGCTAGAGTAG